A portion of the Segatella copri DSM 18205 genome contains these proteins:
- the fabF gene encoding beta-ketoacyl-ACP synthase II, giving the protein MELKRVVVTGLGAVTPVGNTPEETWESLLAGKSGAAPITHFDTTLFKTKFACEVKGLNINDWIDRKEARKLDRYTQLAMIAAMQGVKDANIDLEKEDLNNVGVVFGVGIGGIKTFEDEVKYYGTHEENGPKFNPFFIPKMIADIASGQISIHFGFHGPNYTTTSACASSSNALADAFNLIRLGKANIIVSGGAEAAICACGVGGFNAMHALSTRNDDPEHASRPFSASRDGFIMGEGAGCLILEELEHAKARGAKIYAEMVGEGESADAYHITASHPEGLGAKLVMERALADANLKPEDIDYINVHGTSTHVGDISEAKAIKAVFGDAAYKLNISSTKSMTGHLLGAAGAVEAMACVLSVKNDIVPPTINHEEGDDDPELDYNLNFTFNKAQKREVRAALSNTFGFGGHNCCVVFKKYAE; this is encoded by the coding sequence ATGGAATTAAAAAGAGTTGTTGTAACAGGTCTCGGTGCTGTGACTCCAGTTGGTAATACTCCTGAGGAAACTTGGGAGAGCCTCCTTGCTGGTAAGAGCGGTGCTGCGCCTATTACTCATTTCGATACAACCCTTTTCAAGACCAAGTTCGCTTGCGAGGTTAAAGGCCTAAACATCAATGATTGGATTGATCGTAAGGAAGCTCGCAAGCTTGACCGTTATACCCAGTTGGCTATGATTGCTGCCATGCAGGGTGTAAAGGATGCTAATATCGATCTTGAGAAGGAAGACTTGAACAACGTTGGCGTTGTATTCGGTGTAGGTATCGGTGGTATCAAGACTTTCGAGGATGAGGTGAAGTACTATGGTACTCACGAGGAGAATGGTCCTAAGTTTAATCCATTCTTCATCCCTAAGATGATTGCAGATATCGCTTCTGGTCAGATTTCCATCCACTTTGGATTCCACGGACCAAATTACACTACTACATCTGCATGTGCTTCTTCAAGCAATGCATTGGCTGATGCCTTCAACCTGATTCGTTTGGGTAAGGCAAACATCATCGTTAGCGGTGGTGCAGAGGCTGCTATCTGCGCTTGTGGCGTAGGTGGTTTCAATGCTATGCATGCATTGTCAACACGTAATGATGACCCAGAGCATGCTTCACGTCCGTTCAGCGCAAGCCGTGATGGATTTATCATGGGCGAGGGTGCAGGTTGCTTGATTCTCGAGGAACTTGAGCACGCTAAGGCTCGTGGTGCGAAGATTTATGCTGAGATGGTAGGTGAGGGCGAGAGTGCCGATGCTTATCACATCACAGCATCTCATCCTGAGGGTCTTGGTGCTAAGCTCGTTATGGAGCGTGCACTTGCTGATGCCAATCTGAAGCCAGAGGACATTGACTATATCAATGTTCACGGTACATCTACCCACGTAGGTGATATCTCAGAGGCTAAGGCTATCAAGGCTGTCTTCGGTGATGCAGCTTACAAACTCAACATCAGTTCTACCAAGTCAATGACTGGTCACCTCCTTGGTGCTGCTGGTGCAGTAGAGGCTATGGCTTGTGTTCTTAGTGTGAAGAACGATATCGTTCCTCCTACTATCAACCACGAAGAGGGTGATGATGATCCAGAGCTCGATTACAACTTGAACTTTACCTTCAACAAAGCTCAGAAGCGTGAGGTTCGTGCTGCATTGAGTAATACTTTCGGATTCGGCGGTCACAACTGCTGTGTAGTATTTAAGAAGTATGCTGAATAA
- the rnc gene encoding ribonuclease III — translation MLNNFIDRIKLSFRKDKELYLSLYEILGFYPHDISYYKMALLHKSIMHRNSKGKPVNNERLEFLGDAVLDAVVGDIVYQHFPGKREGFLTNTRSKLVQRDTLNKLAQEMGINQLILSNGHSSSHNSYMGGNAFEALVGAIYLDRGYDACMYFMQKRILAQMINIDKVAYKEVNFKSKLIEWSQKNRVKLDFVMLDQQKDKNGSPIFTYQVVLEGVDGGVGKGYSKKESQQVASKTSLEKLRKEPQYIDAVFTAKANRTKMEEEPVENVPNTEVKDDFIISQDADAQNAPVEEKHINVFKEEVFTEKSAETAQETEVQVEVKDEKKESDEFDLSDITAQPKELSREEIIAAAEAAAFGNDE, via the coding sequence ATGCTGAATAATTTTATAGATAGGATAAAGCTCTCTTTCCGCAAGGATAAAGAGCTTTATTTGTCTTTATATGAAATCCTCGGTTTTTATCCTCACGACATCAGCTACTACAAGATGGCGCTGTTGCACAAGAGCATCATGCACCGCAATTCTAAGGGAAAACCAGTGAACAACGAGCGGTTGGAGTTCTTGGGTGATGCGGTTTTGGATGCTGTAGTAGGAGATATCGTGTACCAGCATTTCCCTGGCAAGCGTGAGGGATTCCTTACCAATACCCGAAGCAAGTTAGTGCAGCGTGATACGCTGAATAAACTGGCACAGGAAATGGGCATCAACCAGCTGATTCTTTCTAATGGCCACAGTTCTTCTCATAACAGTTATATGGGAGGAAATGCGTTCGAAGCTTTGGTAGGTGCCATTTATCTGGACCGTGGTTACGATGCCTGCATGTATTTTATGCAGAAACGTATTCTGGCACAAATGATAAACATCGATAAGGTGGCTTATAAGGAGGTTAACTTCAAGAGCAAACTCATCGAATGGAGCCAGAAAAACCGCGTGAAGCTGGATTTCGTTATGCTAGACCAGCAAAAAGACAAGAATGGTAGCCCGATTTTCACCTATCAGGTTGTACTCGAAGGTGTTGATGGTGGAGTAGGAAAGGGCTATTCCAAGAAGGAAAGCCAGCAGGTGGCTTCTAAGACTAGCTTGGAAAAACTGCGCAAAGAACCACAGTATATTGATGCTGTGTTCACAGCTAAGGCTAACCGCACCAAGATGGAAGAGGAACCTGTTGAAAACGTGCCTAACACAGAAGTGAAAGACGATTTCATCATCTCGCAGGATGCTGATGCACAAAACGCACCGGTAGAGGAGAAGCACATCAATGTTTTCAAAGAGGAGGTTTTCACAGAGAAATCTGCCGAAACTGCCCAGGAAACTGAAGTGCAGGTCGAGGTGAAGGATGAAAAGAAGGAGAGTGATGAGTTCGATTTGAGCGACATCACGGCTCAGCCTAAGGAATTATCAAGAGAAGAGATTATTGCCGCTGCCGAAGCGGCTGCTTTCGGTAACGATGAGTAA
- a CDS encoding GH3 auxin-responsive promoter family protein, whose amino-acid sequence MSLTTIVSNVFKPRQKELEKYVYDAEHLQHKVLMHLINKGKNTEYGVKHLLNTTNSYDKFAQNIPVNTYEELKGDIDRMRHGEKDILWPGLVKWYAKSSGTTNDKSKFIPVSHDGLHGIHYAGGFDAVAYYLCNNPKSRLFDGKSLILGGSHSPNYNVSDSLVGDLSAILIENINPLANLVRVPKKSTALLSDFEVKRDLIARETMNKNVTNISGVPSWMLSVLVRVMELSGKKHLEEVWPNLEVFFHGGIAFTPYRKQYEQLITSPNMHYMETYNASEGFFGLQDDPADPAMSLMIDYDVFYEFIPMDEFGSENPTVVPLWGVEVGKNYAMIITTSCGLWRYLIGDTVQFTSKNPYKFVITGRTKYFINAFGEELIMDNAEKGLAYACEKTGAQISDYTAAPVYMDSNAKCRHQWLIEFSQEPASLDEFASLLDQKLQEINSDYEAKRFHDVTLQHLEIVKAKPGLFNEWLKSKGKLGGQHKIPRLSNSRKNIDEMLMMNK is encoded by the coding sequence ATGAGTTTAACAACGATAGTAAGTAACGTCTTCAAACCTCGGCAGAAGGAGTTGGAGAAGTATGTCTATGATGCAGAACATTTGCAGCATAAAGTGCTTATGCACCTTATAAATAAAGGAAAAAATACTGAATATGGTGTCAAGCATTTATTAAATACCACTAACAGTTATGATAAATTTGCACAGAATATTCCTGTCAATACCTACGAGGAGTTGAAGGGGGATATCGACCGTATGCGCCATGGCGAAAAGGATATTCTATGGCCGGGACTGGTAAAATGGTACGCCAAGTCATCTGGCACCACCAACGATAAGAGTAAGTTTATCCCGGTTTCTCATGATGGCTTGCATGGCATTCATTATGCCGGAGGCTTTGATGCCGTAGCCTATTATCTGTGCAATAATCCGAAGAGCAGACTCTTTGATGGCAAGAGCCTTATTTTAGGTGGAAGCCATTCGCCTAACTATAATGTGTCGGATAGTCTGGTGGGTGACCTGAGCGCTATCCTCATCGAAAATATCAATCCGCTTGCCAATTTGGTGCGTGTTCCTAAGAAGTCAACTGCTCTCCTGAGCGATTTCGAAGTGAAACGCGACCTTATTGCCCGCGAAACGATGAATAAGAACGTAACCAATATCTCGGGTGTTCCTAGCTGGATGCTTAGTGTGCTGGTGCGTGTCATGGAACTTTCCGGCAAGAAGCATCTGGAAGAGGTATGGCCTAATCTGGAGGTATTCTTCCATGGCGGTATTGCCTTTACTCCTTACCGCAAGCAGTATGAACAGCTCATCACTTCGCCGAACATGCATTATATGGAGACTTATAATGCCAGCGAGGGATTCTTCGGGCTGCAGGATGATCCGGCAGACCCAGCTATGTCGCTTATGATAGATTATGATGTATTCTACGAGTTTATCCCTATGGACGAATTCGGCAGCGAGAATCCTACCGTTGTGCCTCTCTGGGGTGTTGAGGTAGGCAAGAACTACGCTATGATCATCACCACTTCCTGTGGTTTGTGGCGCTATCTCATCGGCGATACGGTTCAGTTTACCAGCAAAAATCCTTATAAGTTTGTCATTACCGGCCGTACCAAGTACTTTATTAATGCATTTGGCGAGGAACTGATCATGGATAATGCCGAGAAGGGATTGGCTTATGCCTGCGAGAAGACGGGTGCTCAGATTTCTGATTATACCGCTGCGCCGGTTTATATGGACAGTAATGCCAAGTGCCGTCACCAGTGGCTCATAGAGTTCTCTCAGGAGCCAGCCAGCCTCGATGAATTTGCCAGTCTGTTAGACCAGAAGCTGCAGGAAATCAACAGCGATTACGAGGCCAAGCGCTTTCACGACGTTACCCTCCAGCATCTGGAGATAGTGAAGGCCAAGCCGGGACTCTTCAATGAATGGCTGAAGAGCAAGGGCAAGTTAGGTGGACAGCATAAGATTCCACGCTTGAGCAACAGCCGCAAGAACATTGATGAGATGCTCATGATGAACAAATAA
- a CDS encoding Ig-like domain-containing domain, producing the protein MIQLNDIKSKLKANSLFLPFYVLAFLMLASCAKMGQPDGGWFDETPPKVIGASPADKGVNVKQKKVNIYFDEYIKVDNPTEKVVVSPPQLEVPEIKASGKHIQISLVDSLKPNTTYTIDFSDAISDNNEGNPMGNYTYSFSTGEVIDTMEVSGYVLESENLEPIKGILVGLYADHADSAFKTKPMLRVSRTDSRGRFVIKGVAPGSYRIYALQDMDGNYMFSQKSEKLAFSHDIIVPSSKPDVRQDTTWIDSLHIKSIDQVNYTHFLPDNVVLRAFTELVSDRFFLKAERQKANCFSLYYSYGDSILPQIKGLNFNEKDAFILEKSEKNDTLTYWLKDTALVNQDTLNIELTYRMTDSTGVLRNQTDTLEILSKEPYEKRMKAQAKELEKWTKKQEKLKKKGEPYDSVMAVKPLDVQMSVSSQLDPDKNVIFTFNTPLAKADTAGIHLYAKHDTLWYRAPMEFKPLGNRKYILRGEWRPDIEYSLEVDSAAFQDIYGLVSKPVKQGFKVNSLDTYGTLLINVTNDFDNHPLLVQLLNAQDQVVKEVKAVNGVAEFYYLKPEKYYMRLIVDCNGNGKWDTGCYDKDEQAEEVYYYPDVIECKAKWDLTESWDPTARELSRQKPGVITKQKPDKEKKVKNQNAQRAKKLGIEYIPKL; encoded by the coding sequence ATGATTCAATTGAACGACATAAAGAGCAAGTTGAAGGCAAATTCACTGTTTCTGCCTTTCTACGTCTTAGCTTTCCTCATGTTGGCATCCTGTGCCAAGATGGGACAGCCGGATGGTGGTTGGTTCGACGAAACTCCTCCTAAGGTGATTGGAGCTTCGCCAGCCGATAAGGGCGTAAATGTGAAGCAGAAGAAGGTGAATATCTATTTCGACGAATATATCAAGGTAGATAATCCTACCGAGAAAGTGGTTGTTTCGCCTCCGCAGCTCGAAGTGCCTGAAATCAAGGCTTCGGGCAAGCATATTCAGATTTCTCTGGTAGATTCGCTTAAGCCGAATACTACCTATACCATCGACTTTTCCGATGCCATCAGCGATAATAACGAGGGCAATCCGATGGGAAACTATACCTACAGTTTCTCTACCGGCGAGGTCATCGATACGATGGAGGTGTCGGGATATGTGCTCGAATCAGAGAATCTGGAGCCTATCAAGGGTATTCTGGTAGGTCTTTACGCTGATCATGCCGATTCAGCCTTTAAGACCAAGCCTATGCTGCGTGTAAGCCGTACCGATAGCCGTGGTCGCTTCGTCATAAAAGGTGTGGCTCCTGGCTCTTACCGCATCTATGCCCTGCAGGATATGGATGGCAACTATATGTTCAGTCAGAAAAGCGAAAAACTCGCTTTTTCTCATGATATTATCGTGCCATCAAGCAAGCCGGATGTACGACAGGATACTACATGGATTGATTCCTTGCATATCAAGTCGATAGATCAGGTTAATTATACTCATTTCCTACCGGATAATGTAGTGCTCCGTGCCTTTACCGAACTGGTTTCCGACCGCTTCTTCCTCAAGGCAGAGCGTCAGAAGGCCAACTGCTTCTCTCTCTATTACAGTTATGGTGATTCTATCCTGCCACAGATCAAGGGCTTGAATTTTAATGAGAAAGATGCCTTTATTCTGGAAAAATCGGAGAAGAACGATACGCTTACCTATTGGCTCAAGGATACGGCGCTGGTCAACCAGGATACACTGAATATAGAGCTTACTTACCGTATGACAGACAGTACGGGCGTGCTCCGCAACCAGACTGATACGCTCGAAATTCTTTCGAAGGAACCTTACGAAAAGCGTATGAAGGCGCAGGCTAAGGAACTGGAGAAATGGACCAAGAAGCAGGAAAAACTGAAGAAGAAGGGTGAACCTTATGATAGCGTGATGGCTGTAAAACCGCTTGATGTTCAGATGAGTGTCTCTTCTCAGCTCGATCCTGACAAGAATGTTATCTTCACCTTCAATACGCCGCTTGCCAAGGCCGATACGGCAGGCATTCATCTCTATGCCAAGCATGATACGCTATGGTATAGGGCACCGATGGAGTTTAAGCCGCTGGGCAACCGCAAGTATATTCTAAGAGGCGAGTGGCGTCCGGACATAGAATATAGTCTGGAGGTTGATTCTGCCGCGTTCCAGGACATCTACGGACTTGTATCTAAACCTGTGAAACAGGGTTTCAAGGTCAATTCTCTGGATACTTACGGCACGCTGCTCATTAATGTAACGAACGATTTCGACAATCATCCGCTCCTCGTTCAGCTACTCAATGCGCAGGATCAGGTGGTGAAAGAAGTGAAGGCAGTGAACGGAGTAGCCGAATTCTATTATCTCAAGCCGGAGAAGTATTACATGCGTCTGATAGTAGACTGCAACGGCAACGGCAAGTGGGATACAGGCTGCTATGATAAGGATGAACAGGCAGAAGAGGTGTATTACTATCCAGACGTGATAGAATGCAAGGCTAAATGGGATTTAACCGAGAGTTGGGATCCTACGGCCCGTGAACTTTCCCGTCAGAAGCCTGGTGTCATTACCAAGCAGAAGCCTGATAAAGAAAAGAAAGTTAAGAACCAAAATGCGCAACGTGCCAAGAAACTTGGCATCGAGTACATTCCTAAATTATAA
- a CDS encoding DUF3108 domain-containing protein gives MKTIKSFGIALLLLLVSTTVSAQCTFRNTAFKSGEFLTYNLYYNWKFVWVKAGNASMSIVQTTRHGKPAYRGSLVTRGNKRVDDIFVLRDTLLCYSGTDLAPMYFRKGAHEGKRYTVDEVFYSYSGGRCNLKQHRQQHDGKHVWKNATYDDCVFDMMNIFLRARSFNPANWKKGYTVKFPIADGKNRTPAQIKFDGKVTIKADNGVKYRCLRLAYMEYENRKYKRIVDFYVTDDDNHIPIRLDMFLKFGAAKAFLVGMKGVRNPVSSIVK, from the coding sequence ATGAAAACGATCAAATCATTTGGGATTGCATTATTGCTACTTCTGGTCAGCACTACGGTGTCTGCCCAGTGTACCTTCCGTAATACAGCCTTCAAGTCGGGTGAGTTCCTTACTTACAATCTGTATTACAATTGGAAGTTTGTTTGGGTAAAAGCTGGTAATGCCAGTATGTCTATCGTCCAAACCACCCGTCATGGTAAGCCTGCTTATCGCGGTTCTCTTGTTACAAGAGGCAATAAGCGTGTAGATGATATCTTTGTGCTTCGCGATACTCTGCTCTGCTACAGCGGCACCGATCTGGCGCCTATGTATTTCCGTAAGGGAGCTCACGAGGGCAAGCGCTATACGGTAGATGAGGTATTCTACAGCTATTCTGGCGGTAGGTGTAATCTCAAACAGCATCGTCAGCAGCATGATGGTAAGCATGTATGGAAGAATGCCACTTACGATGATTGTGTTTTTGACATGATGAACATCTTCCTGCGTGCCCGCAGTTTCAATCCTGCCAACTGGAAGAAGGGTTATACCGTAAAATTCCCTATTGCTGATGGAAAGAACCGCACTCCAGCTCAGATAAAGTTTGATGGTAAGGTTACCATCAAGGCAGATAATGGTGTGAAGTACCGTTGCCTGCGCCTTGCCTATATGGAGTATGAGAATCGCAAGTATAAGAGAATCGTAGATTTCTATGTAACCGATGATGATAATCATATTCCTATCCGTTTGGATATGTTCCTCAAGTTTGGTGCTGCCAAGGCATTCCTCGTAGGAATGAAGGGTGTGAGAAATCCGGTTTCTTCTATCGTGAAATAA
- a CDS encoding sensor histidine kinase has product MKANRTKMLGTIALVAVLCMQLFWIYNSFQMSVHQMGYDNPWSLAADVRAHAFFSALYQSRITLITSLLTMVVIILSLIDQINYIDEQERVRLLREDFSYAMVHDMKSPLTSIIMGTKYLHSGVLEKKPEMKEKYFCIVEDEAQHLLALINRLLTISKLEHGKLSIQKAKIDLEAMIEDVVDKYKAKSAKPIHITTLFGATSALADEEYLKEAISNIVDNATKYSKEEINIQISTSENERNVYIKIYDEGIGIARSEMKTIFNRFERAAEHERDARKTRGGFGIGLNYVLQVINAHGGKVSVKSEKGKWSEFTISLPK; this is encoded by the coding sequence ATGAAGGCAAACAGAACCAAAATGCTCGGTACGATAGCGCTGGTAGCCGTACTATGCATGCAACTTTTCTGGATATACAACTCATTCCAGATGAGCGTTCACCAGATGGGCTACGATAATCCCTGGAGTCTGGCAGCCGATGTGAGGGCGCATGCCTTTTTCTCGGCACTCTACCAGAGTCGCATCACCCTAATCACTTCTCTACTCACCATGGTGGTCATTATTCTGAGCCTTATCGACCAAATCAACTATATTGATGAGCAGGAAAGGGTTCGCCTGCTGCGCGAGGATTTCTCCTATGCAATGGTTCACGACATGAAGTCGCCGCTCACCTCTATCATCATGGGAACCAAATATCTGCACAGCGGCGTACTGGAGAAGAAGCCGGAAATGAAGGAGAAATATTTCTGTATCGTAGAAGACGAGGCACAGCATCTGCTTGCTCTCATCAACCGCCTGCTTACCATCTCAAAACTGGAACATGGTAAACTGAGTATCCAGAAGGCTAAAATAGATCTGGAGGCGATGATAGAGGATGTGGTGGATAAATACAAGGCGAAATCGGCGAAACCGATTCATATCACCACCCTATTCGGAGCCACTTCGGCACTGGCAGATGAGGAATATCTGAAGGAGGCTATCAGCAATATAGTAGATAACGCCACCAAATACTCGAAGGAAGAAATCAACATTCAGATTTCCACCTCCGAGAATGAAAGAAATGTATATATCAAGATATACGATGAGGGTATCGGCATAGCCAGAAGTGAGATGAAAACAATCTTCAACCGCTTTGAGCGTGCTGCTGAGCACGAAAGAGACGCCCGGAAGACCCGTGGCGGCTTCGGTATCGGTCTGAACTACGTGCTGCAGGTTATCAATGCCCATGGCGGCAAAGTAAGCGTAAAGAGCGAAAAAGGCAAATGGTCGGAGTTCACCATATCGCTGCCGAAATAA
- a CDS encoding response regulator transcription factor, translated as MANTKLLLVEDDENLAYMEKSCFEDIIGGYEVKTAVNGKEGLKVWQDFQPDVIVSDIDMPIMDGIEMVKKIREVDGKTIILFTTGLTSPKDLKAGYAAGANNYVKKPFIPEELDAHIHSLLQLKAGARSENSSNQIKLGKYILEADHATLKDTQDGKQKMLTAREAKILELLAVNKNEVVRREAVLSRFWGVEDKDYFASRSLDVFIKKIRTALEDEPGVELKTIRGVGFKLIAE; from the coding sequence ATGGCAAATACTAAACTGCTCCTGGTAGAGGATGATGAAAACCTCGCCTATATGGAGAAAAGTTGCTTCGAAGATATCATCGGAGGATATGAGGTGAAAACCGCCGTAAACGGCAAGGAAGGACTGAAGGTGTGGCAAGACTTTCAGCCCGATGTTATCGTATCTGATATCGACATGCCCATCATGGACGGAATAGAAATGGTGAAGAAAATACGCGAGGTTGACGGAAAAACCATAATTCTGTTTACCACCGGACTCACCTCGCCGAAAGACCTGAAGGCAGGTTATGCCGCCGGGGCCAACAACTATGTGAAGAAACCGTTTATTCCGGAAGAACTTGATGCTCATATACATAGCCTGCTCCAACTGAAAGCCGGAGCCCGCAGCGAAAACTCCAGCAACCAGATAAAACTGGGTAAATACATTCTAGAAGCCGACCATGCTACTCTGAAAGATACGCAAGATGGTAAACAGAAAATGCTCACCGCACGAGAGGCAAAGATTCTGGAACTGCTGGCAGTAAACAAAAACGAGGTGGTGCGCCGCGAAGCCGTATTGAGCCGGTTCTGGGGAGTGGAAGACAAAGACTATTTTGCTTCCAGAAGTTTGGATGTATTCATCAAGAAAATCCGCACAGCGCTGGAAGACGAACCGGGCGTAGAACTGAAAACCATCAGAGGTGTGGGATTCAAACTCATCGCAGAATAG
- a CDS encoding 4-hydroxy-3-methylbut-2-en-1-yl diphosphate synthase: protein MVDLFNYTRRASSVAHIGAIDLGGDNPIRIQSMTTTNTNDTEACVQQAEEIIKAGGELVRFTTQGSREAENMKNINAGIRADGYQTPLVADVHFNPNVADVAALYCEKVRVNPGNYVDPARKFIKQEYTDEEYAHELQKIEDRFVPFLNICKEHHTAIRIGVNHGSLSDRIRNRYGDTPEGIVESCLEFLRICKKEKFHDVVISIKSSNTVVMVRSMRLLVEEMEKEGMNYPLHLGVTEAGEGEDGRIKSAVGIGALLADGIGDTVRVSLSEEPAAEIPVARHLVDYIGKKKGHLMIPAAACPSFDWLRPTRRETVAVGNIGGSHVPVVISNRINGESTICENKDATPDYIYIGGKMPKQFVAGQSYIIDYNVYETLNSKPETTGAKLYPIFPAMAMPLIASIKADVKFLTLQFGTPAEEYIACLKAHPEVVVICVSNHQNRLGDQRALVHEMMNAGLKNPVVFAEMYQHGKEEKSDFQLEAAADMGALMIDGLTDGIWLMNNGDIPAQTIDETAFGILQAARLRTSKTEYISCPGCGRTLYDLRETIAKIKEATKHLKGLKIGIMGCIVNGPGEMADADYGYVGAGPNRVSLYRKQVCVEKNIPQEVAVEHLLALIDSDKQ, encoded by the coding sequence ATGGTAGATTTATTCAATTATACCCGCCGTGCCTCTTCTGTGGCACATATCGGAGCCATCGACCTGGGTGGCGATAATCCTATCCGCATCCAGTCGATGACCACCACCAACACCAATGATACTGAGGCTTGCGTTCAACAGGCTGAAGAGATTATCAAGGCTGGTGGCGAGCTGGTGCGCTTCACCACTCAGGGTTCCCGCGAGGCAGAGAACATGAAAAACATCAATGCCGGCATCCGTGCCGACGGCTATCAGACTCCGCTCGTAGCCGATGTTCACTTCAATCCTAACGTTGCCGACGTGGCTGCTCTCTATTGCGAGAAAGTGCGCGTCAATCCTGGCAACTACGTGGATCCTGCCCGCAAGTTCATCAAGCAGGAATATACCGACGAGGAGTATGCCCACGAACTTCAGAAGATTGAGGATCGCTTCGTACCTTTCCTCAACATCTGCAAGGAACATCATACTGCCATCCGCATCGGTGTGAATCATGGTTCACTCTCCGACCGCATCCGCAACCGCTATGGCGATACGCCAGAGGGCATCGTAGAGAGCTGTCTCGAGTTCCTGCGCATCTGCAAGAAGGAGAAATTCCACGATGTGGTTATCAGCATCAAGTCATCCAACACCGTAGTGATGGTTCGCTCCATGCGCCTCCTGGTAGAAGAAATGGAGAAGGAAGGCATGAACTACCCACTCCACCTCGGCGTAACCGAAGCCGGCGAAGGCGAAGATGGCAGAATCAAGAGTGCCGTAGGTATCGGTGCCCTCCTGGCTGATGGCATCGGCGATACCGTTCGTGTAAGCCTGAGCGAGGAACCGGCTGCAGAGATTCCTGTGGCACGCCATCTGGTAGATTACATCGGCAAGAAGAAGGGGCATCTGATGATTCCTGCCGCAGCTTGTCCTTCATTCGACTGGCTGCGCCCTACCCGCCGCGAAACCGTGGCTGTAGGCAATATCGGCGGCAGCCACGTTCCTGTAGTCATCAGCAACCGAATCAACGGCGAGAGCACCATTTGTGAGAACAAGGATGCTACTCCAGACTATATATACATCGGCGGCAAGATGCCTAAGCAGTTTGTGGCTGGCCAGAGCTACATCATAGATTACAACGTTTACGAGACGCTGAACAGCAAGCCAGAGACGACTGGTGCCAAGCTCTACCCTATCTTCCCTGCCATGGCAATGCCGCTCATCGCCAGCATCAAGGCAGACGTGAAGTTCCTCACCCTGCAGTTTGGAACTCCTGCCGAGGAATATATCGCCTGTCTGAAGGCTCATCCTGAGGTGGTGGTTATCTGCGTAAGCAATCATCAGAACCGCCTGGGCGACCAGCGTGCATTGGTTCACGAGATGATGAATGCCGGCTTGAAGAACCCTGTGGTTTTCGCCGAGATGTACCAGCACGGCAAGGAGGAGAAGAGCGACTTCCAGCTGGAGGCTGCTGCTGATATGGGAGCCTTGATGATTGATGGTCTGACCGATGGTATCTGGCTGATGAACAATGGAGACATCCCTGCCCAGACAATAGATGAAACCGCTTTCGGAATACTTCAGGCAGCCCGTCTGCGCACCAGCAAGACCGAGTATATCAGTTGTCCGGGATGCGGCAGAACCCTCTACGATCTTCGTGAAACCATCGCCAAGATAAAGGAGGCAACCAAGCATCTCAAGGGTCTGAAGATAGGTATTATGGGCTGTATCGTGAATGGTCCAGGCGAAATGGCGGATGCCGACTACGGCTACGTAGGTGCCGGTCCTAACCGAGTAAGCCTCTACCGCAAGCAGGTTTGCGTAGAAAAGAATATTCCGCAGGAGGTGGCAGTAGAGCATCTACTCGCCCTCATCGACTCGGACAAGCAATAA
- the purE gene encoding 5-(carboxyamino)imidazole ribonucleotide mutase, which produces MKPLVSIIMGSTSDLPVMEKACKWLNDNQIPFEVNALSAHRTPDAVESFAKGAKERGVKVIIAAAGMAAALPGVIAASTPLPVIGVPIKGMLDGLDAMLSIIQMPPGIPVATVGVNAAQNAAILAAEMIALADEEVAQKVEAWKAGLGAKIEKANKDLAEVKYDFKCN; this is translated from the coding sequence ATGAAACCATTAGTAAGCATTATTATGGGCAGTACAAGCGATCTGCCTGTTATGGAAAAAGCATGTAAGTGGTTGAACGACAACCAGATTCCTTTTGAGGTTAATGCCCTCTCTGCTCACCGCACTCCAGATGCAGTAGAGTCATTCGCCAAGGGAGCCAAGGAGCGTGGCGTAAAGGTTATCATCGCCGCTGCCGGTATGGCTGCCGCCCTTCCTGGTGTTATCGCGGCATCTACTCCTCTGCCAGTAATCGGCGTGCCTATCAAGGGTATGCTCGATGGTCTTGATGCCATGCTCAGCATCATCCAGATGCCTCCTGGCATTCCTGTAGCTACTGTTGGTGTGAATGCGGCTCAGAACGCTGCCATCCTCGCTGCTGAAATGATTGCTCTTGCCGACGAGGAAGTGGCTCAGAAGGTAGAGGCTTGGAAGGCGGGTCTCGGTGCCAAGATCGAGAAGGCCAACAAGGACCTGGCTGAGGTGAAATACGACTTCAAGTGTAATTAA